The following proteins are co-located in the Ficedula albicollis isolate OC2 chromosome 27, FicAlb1.5, whole genome shotgun sequence genome:
- the LOC101820506 gene encoding feather keratin Cos1-2-like, with product MSCCKPCNPCCQPCGPTPLANSCNECCVRQCQDSHVAIQPSPVVVTLPGPILSSFPQNTVVGSSTSAAVGSILSCDGVPINSGGFDLSCITNCYGGSRCRPC from the coding sequence ATGTCCTGCTGCAAGCCCTGCAACccttgctgccagccctgcggcCCCACCCCACTGGCCAACAGCTGCAATGAGTGCTGtgtcaggcagtgccaggactcCCATGTGGCCATCCAGCCCTCGCCTGTGGTGGTGACCCTGCCTggccccatcctcagctccttcccacagaaCACCGTGGTGGGatcctccacctctgctgctgttggcagcatcctcagctgtgATGGAGTGCCCATCAACTCTGGGGGCTTTGACCTCTCCTGCATCACCAACTGCTATGGTGGCAGCAGATGTCGTCCCTGCTAA